The Theileria equi strain WA chromosome 2 map unlocalized gcontig_1105316255037, whole genome shotgun sequence genomic sequence TTGTGATTTGCCGCAAGACGAAATTTCCACGCTCCAGGTTAGTGTTGGCGCGTCAATCCACAGGATTTTCTCAGATCATCCAGTCGTATAGCACCAAGGCCGTACAGAGTCTCAAGAACTCGTTATCGTACTCTGTGAATACCAGTAATGTAGTCAACGAATCGCTCTGTGAGCTGCAATCGCAAAACGGTTGGTGACGACACATCCATGGACATTTTTGCAGAACAAATCAATCGCATCAAGAAACAACTCAATGAATCGCATGAAACGGTCACTCTAACGAAACAGCTGGTCGAAAAATACCTGGACTCGCTCAACTGGATCTCTACACGCATGCCGTGGAGCGACGCCTTGTTCTGGAACGATGATTCCGTCACACTTGACCTTGACGAGAAGGAGGAGCAGCCTCCACTAGAGGAAAAAGTACAGGAATGCGCAAATGACGCCAATGGTACACTGGATGGTACGTTTTACACGCCATGCACAAATTGGATAGGCGCCGTGAATGCGTTTTCGAGGGAAACGGCACACGGACTCGCTAATCTCCTGACCGAGGTAGGTACTATTCGCAGTATATACTCGCTTTGCAGATTAAAGGAACGCGCACCAAGACAAGTCTCCTCTCGAAGGTAATCACGGAACAGAGCAAGAGTCTGGAGCAAATCAGTTCATCTGCACAGGCGCTCCAGGAACGCATTGTAAACGTAAACAACATGTTGAACTCTAAAAGTTAAAATCATTCCAGTTGGGAAGTGTAGCTATGTACATGGCGCAAAAGG encodes the following:
- a CDS encoding hypothetical protein (encoded by transcript BEWA_041650A), which codes for MDIFAEQINRIKKQLNESHETVTLTKQLVEKYLDSLNWISTRMPWSDALFWNDDSVTLDLDEKEEQPPLEEKVQECANDANGTLDGTFYTPCTNWIGAVNAFSRETAHGLANLLTEIKGTRTKTSLLSKVITEQSKSLEQISSSAQALQERIVNVNNMLNSKS